Within the Zea mays cultivar B73 chromosome 10, Zm-B73-REFERENCE-NAM-5.0, whole genome shotgun sequence genome, the region attttcagcacctccacgacaaagctgctcaggggaaatcgtagtccagctttcaaaaagcttcggaacactacgacttcattttcctcaggagtcgggcaagttttctctccttcgtcgaccctcacaatggataaatcccggaagtatcttcccctcatgttgacaagatgattttctttgatacctgatttgccaaaaactgaatggcttggtcgccagggccgatcttcggagtcttcaccaccactatccacatcataactatcgctgtcactagtatcttcggacaaaccttctaaaatctctttggtgattttttctgtgttggtttcgacattgctataagaaaccctaggttcttctcttcatcgagactcagcttcatctcagcagcagccttcttatcttcagacatcttcggaaacactaaaaaactgtttccaATGCCGAAGCctcaaaacttaaaaagctaagcaaatcttggtgcgcaagagctaaaaattgagtgagcgggagcagatggcaagagagtgtgccaaatgagcttgcggtatgatcttatttatacgcccagtgcgttgaaaattgaaagaccccgcctgtcagtgaatgttgctattctagcaaaaggaaggtgttttttcggaccttcggcttaaagccttcgtccatgtcgcaatctaaatttattattttaaacaaattaatattgcgaggggctactgttgggggccttcggcttacgaaggtcctcaaaaacaggatttaatagtatttctggagtatgatgtgtgaacaggtatcttcggactcgaatcggtatcacagtaggagaagcccaaaataatacgaaggttgatacagcgccaaagatgtgagcgggaaagcttcggcgtggtagcagaaaatggaaccaacttaaagatgaaaaggctattcagacctcggtggattactatagaattattatcaaatgtaaagggcatgaatgtaattttgtatgggctgtgtcccgtgcctataaataggtgaacagtacccccgtactggtcacgctgatttggcatttgcttttgcgtcacacctgtactttcatctcctttcaagctaaaggtacatttgtaattcgatgtcatttctgtttcttcataataataatgcgaaaataagttgataataatatataattgtttatgttatccttcatattccttatgagTCATTCTTCGTCACtgtatgctgtgtttatgaaggtacgcccttcataaccttcgttcgaaaatcattatatcctaagggaaataatgcttcgaaggatgaaggactttaccgattaacattctctgtgttgccttgttcttaattcatagcatttgagaacaagtccccaacaggcaggGTGTAaaaatgataggaagagcacatcagggacttgtcagtttttggggagatccctggtgtcatgggcttcaaagaaacaaaactcagtagctctttccaccgccgaagccgagtatattgctgtaggtcattgttgtgcgcaattactttggatgaggcaaaccctcatggactatggctacaaattgagcaaagtccctctcttatgtgacaatgagagtgcaattcgcatggcggataatcccgttgaacacagccgcactaagcacatagacattcagtatcacttttttagagatcaccaacaaaggggggatatcgaaattgcttatgttagcaccaaagaacaattagtcgatatctttacaaagcctttagatgagaaatcctttagcaaacttaggaatgagctaaatattcttgattcgcggaattttgattgaaacattgcacacatagctattttatatacctttgatcatgtctctttcatttggcacatatacatatttcttattctttttGTGCCTAAGATAAGACTAATATGGTTCAATGAGCatcttttgtattaagtcttagattgaaagggaaatggagtattcggcaaagacatcgcttctacTCAATtccatcggtattatctaccctttgccggtattccgtCATCTCTCCGATTGATATACTCTTTCACTCACATTTCTTTTATCAATGGGGGAGAAAATATAagaagggctctcaaagtctccgtttttggcgattaatgccaaaggggagaaagtattaagcccaaagcaaaggaccgcaccaccacctaattttaattgTGTTTCGATTTTTTTTAAATTGGTATATTTCAAAGTGGTATCTAATTGATATATTTAAAGGAAGAttttcaaaattagtatctattaaaaccctcttgaaaactaagaggagagtttcatgcagggggagttttgtttagtcaaagcaaaaacatttgaaacaggggagaaaatttcaaatctttaaAATGCTTTTTGCAATCTTATTTCTAtaactttgactatttgcaaaagattttccaaaagaatttgcaaaaacaaaacaattggtgcaaatgtggtccaaaatgttaaataaaagaaagcaatccattcaaatctagtgagattatcaattggtttaattctaagtaacctatgcacttaccttatgcaaactagttcatttctgcactttatatatttgctttggtttgtgttggcatcaatcaccaaaaagggggagattgaaaaggaaatagggttaaccttttcccacaattaattttggtggttgaatgcccaacacaaatatatagactaactagtttgctctagaatacatgttctacaggtgcataaaggttcaacacaaaccaataaatattgaagttagggatccaattcaccaccggactgtccggtgtgccaccggactgtccggtgcaccagcggagcaacgactaaatcgcgcaacggtcgaccctGACGCATGTACAATGCGCGAACAGTGTGCGCCATAAGTCTgaagcgcactggacagtgtctggtgtggcactgaactgtccggtgccacaagaggacaagcTCTCCAATGATCGACTCCTCCTGaatcctaacggttgggtgacgtggcggtgcaccggacagcctatAGTACCTGTTGGGTGGCgcagcagccatccccaacggccatttggtggttgggggctataaataccccccaaccaccaccacaccaaGCACCCAAGCACTctgaacattgcattcaatacaagagtaatagactccactccaagacacaatcaaagcgatcgatccactcaaagtccccaaatcaactctagtgcattaggacttgtgagaggatctcttgtgtttctttgttgctcttgtttgcttggcttggccttcttttcttttcaattcttactctcaagtgctttgtaagcaaggcaagagacaccaattgtgtggtggtccttgcggggtctaagtgacccgtgagattaaggaagaaggctcactcggtctaagtgacagtttgagagagggaaagggttgaaagagacccagactttgtgaccacctcaacagggactaggttctttagaaccgaacctcggtaaaacaaatcaccatgttcatctgCTTGATTCGCTCTCGATTTGTTTCCCccttctctcccggacttgatttaagttctaacgctaaccccggcttgtagtttgtgttttaagttgtaaatttcagattacgcctatttccccccccccctctaggcaactttcactcgCAACATGACCGAGCCGAGCTTGGCTCGGCTCGCAGCTGCACCGAGCCATATCGAGCCGAGCCAAGCCGGGCTCGgttcggctcgtttccagccctatgGACAAGTATACGTCCTTTTTGCAGTTAATGCAGAGGCGCACTGTACTTCAGGGCTGACGTCGGGCTTCCCCGATGGCTCACGTCACATGTTGTAGAATACGTGGCAGCACCGAGCCTCACCTTGTGAGGGGAGTAGTGGTTGGGACCGCCCCTCCTTGTGACAGCTCCGACCCGCCCTTTGCTGGGGGTTCGCAAGGTATTCGGGGGAGGTCTCATCTCCTCCGGTGTCGGCCAACACATGGTAGCACCAAACCCCTTAGGCCAGAGGTCTGGGTGGTCCGCCATGAGGGTTGGAGCCGCTTCCGAGGGTTTGGCCCTCGGGCGTAGGTGCCGAGAGCTATCGTCTTCAAGACACGTGGCTAGCCCTGACCCCGTCCGCTGGGGTTCTAGAGTCCTGATCACAGGTGTTggtcttcacccgagcctagtggCCTTACTAGGCAGTCCCACCCGCTGGGCTAGGGCGGACCACCATTAGCACAGTGTCTAAGGGTAGTTCTAGGGGGTCCACCTTGACCTACTAATAGTGGGCATCCCAATCTTGAGGTATCGACATTGTGGCCTCTAGGCCCACCTCGGGTGAGGTGGAAAACCCTTAGGTGGGGCCATAACTATGCTTTATTTCTAAAAGGTGTCCTATCTGTGGCCTCTCGCCTGGTGACCTGCATTGAAAAGGCCTCCCTGCACACGGCCCCGTTATGGTGCTTAACGGCGTACCTATGGGGTCCCCGTTCTGATTGCCTTCAATCCTCTGGATTATGCTTCTGGACCTTGCCAAGCAGGATTTCAGGACATGTCCCTTGGTCAGGATAAGGTTTAGGCCTCTAGGGGCCAAGCCCTAGGCATTGGAACAGTCATTCTAGGATGGTGGAGCATGCATGCTTAGGGTACAGGACCAGGCTAAGCAGCTACACGGTTCCAGACCACCCCTGAGAACATGGTCCTTTCCTCTAGATCTATCCCCTTGTGACCCTATCCTTACCCATTATAAGGAAAGGTTCTAAAACTAACTGATAAGGAGGAAACATAATCCAGGTTGAATGTAATTAGAaattggatctcacattggatcctcCCATAATCAATTCTCCAATAGTAGTGTTTATTCTAGCCGATCCTAGTTTGGAGCATCCCTCGAGTTTGGACGAGGTCCAGACCTCTAAGTACTCATCCCGAGGTACTGGGTCAACTGTTCTAGGGTGGTGGAGCATGTAGGCTTAGGGTAcaagaccaggctaagcggctacatggCCCTAGACCACCCCTAAGAATGTGATCCTTTCCCTGGACCAAGCATTCAGTGATCGAATCCTCATTCATTATCAAGTGATGTTCTAAACCAGGTGCAATAATAGGCACTATTATTCGGGTTTCATGATTACAAAAGAAGTTTATATCATTAAAAGGGGTAGAGGGAAACAACATGCGTAAACAGGAAAAGGAAACCAATGGATGAGAACTGTTTTTTCCTTCGCCATGGGATACATGTGTCACCCAAGACCGTATTTATAAGGGCGACTCTCACCAGGCTAGGCCTCGGATGGCACCAGAGACTAGGTTTATGAGGGTCGACCTTACCGGACTGGGACATAGATAAATGTAACCCTGTTACAAAGGAAGAGTTTGGTCTCATGCTACCTTTCGGGTGTAAGGCTCAGGGTTGACCTAAATCGCATAAGCTCCACTGCGCTAGCCTTGCTCTTGGCCCATGGGGACCTACCAATGAATTCCAAGGAGGCCATGTTAACAAATGCATAGCCTTTGTTATTATGGATTTCTAAAACCCATTGACAAGTAGAAGAAGTCATCCCCCGCAAGCGGGGGAGATGACTCCATCTACTATGGAGCATAGCAGTCGATCGTCGGTGGTGGCCTCGCCCGTGCCTGGCTACCGGATGGCAGTGACCACCTCGAATACCACTGTGCTCTGTCAAGGGTCGCCGCCTGTGACCCCGCGCATGACAGAGCCTAAATGAGGGCCAACGGCGGGAACCTCAAGCATCATGTTTGAGGTTTCCACCGCCTCATATCTGATGGTGTTGGCACGGTTGTTGATGTGCCACCTAAGATCGACGACGAGCATGTTGAGGCGTCACTTTTCTGCCTTTCGCCAAATGTTAGCGAATCCACCTCGACCGAGCTTGTCGGCGGATGAGTGGGGTGTCATCAGCAAGGGGCCAGGCTAAACGCCCctccccctacctggcacgcaaaatgtcgtggtttcggaaaccaggggacaataagatttgtgtttGGCAAGGGTGCTAGCATGGACTCACTCTGAATGGTGAGCCACAGGTGGCTCGAAGGTGGATCTGAGACAGagggttatactggttcaggccGGAGCCCTAGTCCATTGTAGTGCCGATCGTAGTATTTCTTGGAGCGTGTTACAGTTTGGTGCTTGTGTGTAGTTTTGTTTTTGAAGATGGGGGTTGTCTTGCCCTTTTATCACTGAAGGGTAGACTTTACAATGAGAACTTGTATTCTACTAGAGTGGAGTTTGGCCTCCTGCTTCTGGGCGGCGTAGCCCCTACGGTGTCGTCTGCTAGGTCGTGTGTCACTGTACCCCTGGTATGGCGTCGCGTCTTATCCATTCGCCATATGGGTTCCTGTAGCTATTCTGATGCAAACGTAGTGGTGCTTGGTGGGTCCTGCTGAGTCGGCTCGTGGTGAGGTTTAGGGACATCTTCAGTACAACTTCATCTTTCATCATCCCCTCTGTGTGACCTTCCATCACGCATAAAGCGTACGCTTAGTATGGCGTATTGCCCCGTCCCTTCTGGCATATGGGTCCCTATAGAGACCCCGATGGTGAGGACCCCATGGCTGGGGTTGACTAGCCCCACCGGTCAACGGGGATACTCTCCAGAATGTATTTGACGTCGTGCTTGTCAGAGGCCCTTCGGTACTGCTCCCATGGTTCGGACATGGCTTGGTGATGGTCTGTCTCATCGTGCCATCGTGGCTTAATAGTACTAGGCTGGCTCTTCCCTCTTGTAGATGTGCTCGCTAGAGAGTTGGTAGTCGTCTTGCTGGGTTGCTTAGTAGGCAAGTTGATCGGCAACCCCATCTCGCTGGGTTGCTTGGCAATATTGCACTACGAGCGGGTTGGTCGGCAATCCCGCCTCGCCGAGTTGCTCGACAGGCGGGTTGGTCGGTAGCCCCGCCTCGCCGGGTGCTCGGCAGGTGGTCTGGTCGGTTAGTGGGCCGTCTTCGGGAGGCCTTTTGGGCCTTATTCGAGCACCCGGTTCCTAGGCACTCGACACCAATGTTCCATCCTATGATAAGAAATAAGCTCCATGACCTAATAGCATTGCAGCAACCTAACTTTTTGTAGACCGTGTAAACAGTTGTGCAAAATACTATTTTGCACTGTAGATTGCACGGTTTGCATAATGGAGTTTGAAATAGGGACTAAGATAGGGGTGAGATAGAGAGTTTGATGTAGATAGTCTATGGAGAGTTGCGTAGTAATGTGGAGTTATTAGTTTGGCTAATTGCCAAACTAACTTAGCTAACTTGCAAGTATGGAGATAGTCTATGGAACTCCACACATCAGTTTTGGTGATAAGCTATCTCCATAGACTATCTCACTAGCTAAACTTAGCTAGCCAAGCTAACTTGCCAAGTATGGGATGGTGTGGATCCACATGTCAGTATGTGGAAAGAAGAATTGAATGTAGCGGTCGGGATTTGGAGAATAGAGAGTATGTTGAAGCGAGATGCTACTATAGGTGACCAGATGGGCCGGGCTACATAGGCTAGCACGAGGCATATCCATTTTGGCACGGCACGTACACGACATTGACATGATAGTAACTGTGTCGGGCCGACACGAGGCCCGTCATGGGTCGTGTTTGGGCTTACGTACAAGCCCATCGAGCGGCACAAGCACGACCCATTTACTGTCGGCCTAGTTAGCACGATGCTAGGCACAGATAACCCATCAAACCGAGCACGGCCTAGTCCGACTCGTTTGTGGCCTAGCTTTATTTGTCCTAATCTAACCCACCATATATACAAAAATGACCAACTCGACCCTCACTTTCAAGCTATTTCGAGTTCTGTTAAAAAACGAGAAAATTAAGCATAAAATAGGAAAAAATAAGTTATTTTCGAGCTCTGTTACAAGGTGGGCCTTGAGCCGCCCAGCACGATAGCACGACATGACACGATAGCCCAACACGACTCGTTAAAAACTAGTCGGCCTGTGGTTAGGCTCAGACTTCGGTCCACGGACGGACACCGTACGACCCGCTATTTATTCGTGTCGTGCTTCGGCCTGATTAAATTGGCACGACCTATGACGGGCTCGGGTCGTGCCGGCATGGCATGGCCCAATGGCCACATATAGATGCTACACATAGAGTGTAATTTTTATAAAAAAGTAAATAGAGAGTCAAATAAAGAGTAAaattagagagttgcttggagataCTGTAACTTCGTAATCCCAGTAGCAGCAAGCTAAAAAAAACCCAACCATTTGATTGGGGAGAGAGGTGGGATAGAGCTGCTATATTCTGCGTTTGGTTGGAGAGCGAATGTATTGGTCGCATATTTTCATCAGATTTAAGACAAGATCACTCAAAAAATAGTGGAATCCTACTGTTCCACTTCGTCCTCTCTCTTTGCGGTGAGGACAAACAAAAAATCAAACGATTCAACTCGGCTCTCAAAATCTTAAATGGAACCACTCCACTGTTTAAATTTGGAATAGAACACCTCCACTCCTCCCACCAAACGGACCCCAAATGGCACGATAGATCCATCCACCGATGAACAAGAACGGACATGAACGTTGAACCCGAATCCAAGGAAATGTGGTTTTAAAAAATGTATTAAAATATTTTCGAAAGGGATCCAAGAAAACGCAAGAGTATGGGCACGTGTACATGACTTTGCAAATCACCCCATGATATCTCCCCATTCCAACTTCGCCACCTCCCTTCCCCCGCAACGTCCACATCATCCCAGTCCCAACCGCTCTCTTCTCTTCGAGCGCCATCGCCGTTCGAAACCAGCGCCGCCCGATCCCGAGAATACCCAccacccctctccctccctcccgcTGCCGCCCCCACCTCCAGCAGACGCGACGCGAGCGCAGTCCACCCTCTACGACTACACacactctctttctctctctgttCTCCTTTCATCTCCACTCGTCCGCTTTGTCGGAACCGTTGCTGGTGGCTCCGGGGTTCTGCGACTGCGCATAGGGAATGGCGATGGCGGCGGCGGTTTTGGAGGAGGCGCTGCGATGGGGTGGAGGAAGCGTTGGGGACGACAACGTGGCCGCGCGCAGGGCAGAGGAGGCCGGTGAGTTGGGTTCTTGGGCACCTGCTGTGCGCGGATCGCGCTGAATCAGGGGGTGCGGCGGATTCTTTAGTGTCTGTTGTTGTAAGGCGTTCTTGGTTTTATGTGAACGCTTTGAGAAGAAAGGTTGGGCACGGATAGTCTCGTCTTTGTGTTGCGGTGGATCGGTTTGACACTGAAGTTTGATTCACTGAGGATGGTTTCGAATTTTCAAATTTGTCGGTCAATTTGGGTGTCATGATCCTCGTGGGATGTAGTGATTCAACAGCTGAACAACCTGTCTGGTAGTTTACTGTTTCAATCTGAGGTCCTGTTGAGCTTACTCGCGTAGACTTAATGTGATCCATGCTTTGTGCATCTCGGTGGGCACAGGTTTTATGTTTTCTTATTTACCCTTTTGTATATATTAGTTTGCATTAAAACGTGTATTCATGGCCACAATATAATGCTGTGCAAATTGAGCAGCTGTGCAAATTATAGTGTAGTGATTGCtttcccccttttttggtgaAATGCTGCTGTGACTAACTATTGATGGTAAGCTAACATCAAGCATACCAAATCAGGAATTTGACAGCTCCTTTTAGTTGGATTTCGACCCCACCAAGAAAATTAAGTCTGGCCTTATTATTACCTGATAACCTATATGTTTCAAGGGCATCTCTGTTTGTAATTATTACAACATGTCAGAGGAAGGTGCACTTATTTCCCTTGTTGGTTAATGCAGCGATAAGAAGGCATGAAGCAGCCAGTTGGTTGCGAAAAACGGTTGGGATAGTGTGTGCAAAGGACCTGCCGGAAGAGCCCTCTGAGGAGGAATTCCAGCTTGGTCTGAGAAATGGCATTGTCCTCTGCAACGCACTGAATAAGGTCCAGCCAGGCGCCATACCCAAGGTTACACTTCTCACCTTCGATTTTCTAGTTTAGTTTGCTAGCTGTCGCACATGCCGAATATCTGATGCCAATCTTTTGTCAATGTTAATATTAACATTAATTCTAGATTGTCGGAGTCCAGTCAGATACTGCGGTCCCTGCAGATGGCTCAGCTTTGTGTGCTTATCAGTACTTCGAAAATCTGCGAAACTTCGTTGTCGTTATACAAGATTTTGGCCTCCCAACATTTGAGGTGTCTGATTTGGAAAAGGTAGTTATGTCATCCTGACTCAAGAGAGTCGCTTGTCACAAATTCTTTTCTTGTAACTCAAGGTTGATAATGCACTTGGAACGAATTATTCCTGTGCAAAGtttacttttagcaaacttaacaTTTTATCTGCCAATTTGTATATAGGGTGGCAAAAGTGTTCGAATTGTGGACTGTGTTCTTGCTCTGAAGTCATTCAGTGAAAGTAAGAAAACAGGGAGACAAGCTGCATGTAAATATGGTGGCATTTTGAAGCCTTTGGTTTCCGGAAATTATTTCATACTTAAGAATTGTGATGCTTTTATGAATAAAAATGCGAGAATTCACACAGAAGAGGCTACCCTGAATGGTTTTCGAGGAGAGCAAAACTTATCTCTTGATTGTTCTCCAGAATCCTATGAGGTAGTAAGTGCTGCAATGTAGTAGAATTTCTTATTTTCACTCACTCAGCCATGACTTTTGTCTTGTTTTATAGATTACTTCAGACAACCTTAGCACGATTATTCGCACAATTCTCTTAGATAAAAAACCAGAAGAAATCCCACTGGTAAGCATACTGTGCTTGAATAGATTGCTGATCTCTCTTTAGTATGGTTGATGAATACAAAGGAAACTTAATTGCTTTACTAATTTGCAGATTGTTGAATCACTACTAAACAAAGTTATTCAGGaatacgagcttcgctttgcaaaTCAGAACTTGGTATGTCTTGTTCGACTACTGACATGAAAATGTTTTTTTATTGTTCAGAAATCTTTATTGTTCATATTTCATGGGTTGCAGAAGATCGAAAAACTAGCTACTAACCATAAGGACTAATATTTTGGGATTGAAATGCATAGGAAGTCTTAAATGAACTAATCATTTTCAGTACCTGACATGCTATTGGAATCATACAATACTTCCATGGTTCCACCTGTGACCATATGAAACAAAATCATTCTTATCCTTTTAGAGAACGTGCTATGCACGTGTTTTAGTAAGAGGAGGGGATGCGACTCGCAAAAGTACAGGACAAAACAGATAGACAAGAAACAAAAATAGCATCAGAGTGCCTAGGAAgcgagaaaaaaaaagagaagaaagagagAGATAGATCACTCAACTACAGAAAATGTTTCATATCCTGAATCTACACAAGCCGAATAAACATAACCGACTAGATTGTAACTACGTAATTTCTTCCATGGAAGAAAAGGTTTCATATACTAATATTTGTCACTGCTTGATGAATAAATAAAGATGGATGAAGAGAAGCAAAATAACTTGACTACGAAGGAGGAAGCCAGTTTTGCAGTAAATGGTAGTAATGCAGCTCAAAAGTTCCATCTGAAGGCTGAAATAAATTTTGATCTACAGCACAAACAGATCAAGGTATGCCTTTTGTTTCCCAGTCATGATTTCATCTTGATTAACAATCATGCACATCAACCTTTCTTTGACAATCGCTTTAACAATTTTATTTATTATGCTTCCTAAAGGGGTTGAGAGGTACTGTTTCTTCTATCAAGTCTGGAATGGAACAACTGAAATTGCACTACTCTGAGGAGTTCACTAAACTTGGTAAATCGCAGTTGATACCTTTGCACTCATAAAATTAGTTATTCCCTAAAAAAATATACCAATTGCTTGATACTGTCTTTGTCTCCATGTTGTAATAGGGAAGCATTTGTACACTATATCCAATGCTGCTTCTGGATACCATAAAGTTCTTGAGGAAAATCGCAAGCTGTACAACCAGATACAGGATCTTAAAGGTATAATTTTGTGCATTGAAGGAGCAGGATTTACAGGATCGAAGTCTACACTATATATAAATGATGGTTTCTTTCGTCTCCAGGAAATATTAGAGTTTATTGTCGAGTGAGGCCTTTCCTACCTGGGCAAATAAGTTCCTTAAGCAGTGTTGCTGGAATGGAAGAAAGAACCATTACAATAATGACTCCTACAAAATATGGAAAAGATGGAAACAAATCTTTCACTTTCAACAAAGTCTTTGGTCCAGCAGCCACTCAAGGTTCTAACTAGTTCATATAGTACATTTCATCTAAAAAAACATGGCATGACTTTACCAAGGAACGTTATGTTTCTTTTTTGTTAATGCAGATGAGGTCTTTTCAGATATGCAACCATTGATACGATCAGTTCTTGATGGTTTTAATGTCTGTATATTTGCATATGGCCAAACAGGATCTGGGAAGACTTATACAATGGTAATGTGCGGTGCTAACAAATATAGTAAGATTGGAGTAATCATTTTTCATCAAAAGTTTGACTGTATGGTTGTTTTGCAGAGCGGACCTAAAGTTTTAACAGAGGAAAGCCTAGGTGTCAACTATAAAGCATTAAATGACTTATTTAATCTTCAAGCACAGAGAAAGGGGACAATAGATTATGATATTTCTGTACAGATGATTGAGATATACAATGAACAAGTGAGAGATCTCCTTCAGGATAGTGGAAACAGAAGATATCCTTTTGACGAGTACAACATGTGGCTGTAGTATTAACACTCCTTTGGTTCTGTTGGAGAAGTTAGTAGAAACTTATTCGATTTTCTGTTCTGATCTTAGTTTATTTGAGGGACATTTTGAATATCCTTAACATTGAGCTACATTAGAAATTAAAAATACATCACAGAAAGGACTTGCGGTTCCAGATGCAAGCATAGTTCCTGTCACATCTACGTCTGATGTTGTTGAACTGATGAATCAAGGCCAAAAGAATCGTGCAGTGGGTTCAACAGCCATAAATGACCGCAGTAGCCGCTCCCACAGGTTTGGCTTGGCATAATTCCTTCACATAGAGAAGTTCTTCCCATCATATTTTTTACTCATTACTTGGGTATCCCACATGCAGTTGCTTGACTGTTCATGTGCAAGGAAGAGATTTGACATCTGGGACAGTTTTAAGAGGTTGCATGCATC harbors:
- the LOC100194298 gene encoding kinesin-like protein KIN-14Q isoform X1 — encoded protein: MAMAAAVLEEALRWGGGSVGDDNVAARRAEEAAIRRHEAASWLRKTVGIVCAKDLPEEPSEEEFQLGLRNGIVLCNALNKVQPGAIPKIVGVQSDTAVPADGSALCAYQYFENLRNFVVVIQDFGLPTFEVSDLEKGGKSVRIVDCVLALKSFSESKKTGRQAACKYGGILKPLVSGNYFILKNCDAFMNKNARIHTEEATLNGFRGEQNLSLDCSPESYEITSDNLSTIIRTILLDKKPEEIPLIVESLLNKVIQEYELRFANQNLMDEEKQNNLTTKEEASFAVNGSNAAQKFHLKAEINFDLQHKQIKGLRGTVSSIKSGMEQLKLHYSEEFTKLGKHLYTISNAASGYHKVLEENRKLYNQIQDLKGNIRVYCRVRPFLPGQISSLSSVAGMEERTITIMTPTKYGKDGNKSFTFNKVFGPAATQDEVFSDMQPLIRSVLDGFNVCIFAYGQTGSGKTYTMSGPKVLTEESLGVNYKALNDLFNLQAQRKGTIDYDISVQMIEIYNEQVRDLLQDSGNRRLEIKNTSQKGLAVPDASIVPVTSTSDVVELMNQGQKNRAVGSTAINDRSSRSHSCLTVHVQGRDLTSGTVLRGCMHLVDLAGSERVDKSEVVGDRLKEAQYINKSLSALGDVIASLSQKNTHVPYRNSKLTQLLQDSLGGQAKTLMFVHISPELDAAGETISTLKFAERVASVELGAAKQNKEGSEIRELKEQIASLKAALAKKEGEPENILSTRSSPSIYRIRKGNATPATPKDRQPMEEVGSLENVFTPAQKRSKMHLLGILTENNSSNSVQNCNVPQKEIGLGGWVDKMALGDNHFENSNSILELEPDTAQLPTSFYHQRYSPVQQSCRTESVPSLGLHGFDSATSCSNQEIVVSTMGLKASGVANRGASTVKKYEATSTRSTNLASKSPLLQKKLQTPTRNRNQLTSSTIGGRRTPNGKIGIAK
- the LOC100194298 gene encoding Kinesin-like protein KIN-14Q; this translates as MAMAAAVLEEALRWGGGSVGDDNVAARRAEEAAIRRHEAASWLRKTVGIVCAKDLPEEPSEEEFQLGLRNGIVLCNALNKVQPGAIPKIVGVQSDTAVPADGSALCAYQYFENLRNFVVVIQDFGLPTFEVSDLEKGGKSVRIVDCVLALKSFSESKKTGRQAACKYGGILKPLVSGNYFILKNCDAFMNKNARIHTEEATLNGFRGEQNLSLDCSPESYEITSDNLSTIIRTILLDKKPEEIPLIVESLLNKVIQEYELRFANQNLMDEEKQNNLTTKEEASFAVNGSNAAQKFHLKAEINFDLQHKQIKGLRGTVSSIKSGMEQLKLHYSEEFTKLGKHLYTISNAASGYHKVLEENRKLYNQIQDLKGNIRVYCRVRPFLPGQISSLSSVAGMEERTITIMTPTKYGKDGNKSFTFNKVFGPAATQDEVFSDMQPLIRSVLDGFNVCIFAYGQTGSGKTYTMSGPKVLTEESLGVNYKALNDLFNLQAQRKGTIDYDISVQMIEIYNEQVRDLLQDSGNRRLEIKNTSQKGLAVPDASIVPVTSTSDVVELMNQGQKNRAVGSTAINDRSSRSHSCLTVHVQGRDLTSGTVLRGCMHLVDLAGSERVDKSEVVGDRLKEAQYINKSLSALGDVIASLSQKNTHVPYRNSKLTQLLQDSLGGQAKTLMFVHISPELDAAGETISTLKFAERVASVELGAAKQNKEGSEIRELKEQIASLKAALAKKEGEPENILSTRSSPSIYRIRKGNATPATPKDRQPMEEVGSLEVQNVFTPAQKRSKMHLLGILTENNSSNSVQNCNVPQKEIGLGGWVDKMALGDNHFENSNSILELEPDTAQLPTSFYHQRYSPVQQSCRTESVPSLGLHGFDSATSCSNQEIVVSTMGLKASGVANRGASTVKKYEATSTRSTNLASKSPLLQKKLQTPTRNRNQLTSSTIGGRRTPNGKIGIAK